GAGCCGAGTTCTTGGCTGCGCACCGGCTCTGCCGACGGCGAGCTCGTAGTCAGCAACGAGTTCGCCCGGGTGCGGGTACGCGCCGACCGAGACGGCAACGACCTTCGCCTGGCCATCCGTAGCCTGCGCACCGGCCGCGAGGTCTTCCTTGACGCGCTGCAGCTGGAGAGCCTCACCTGGCTCGACGAGAGGGCCTACACGACATTGCTCACCGAGCCGTTCGGACCGGAGTGACCGACCATCCCGCACCGGCCGCACGGCCGAACAGAGAGGAGCCTTAACGTGACGAGCACTGAAGGGGGAACGGCCCAGCCCCAGGGGAACTCGTTCTGGGTGGACCTGCTGGGAACCGAGGTCCGGTACCGCCAGGCGAGCTCTTACCGCACCCGCAGCATCGAGGCAGGCGCCGGTGAGCCGGTAGTCCTGCTGCACGGCGTGAGCGGGCACGCCGAGACCTGGGTGCGCAACGTCGCCGTCCTCGGCCGGGACTTCCGCGTGCATGCCATTGACATGCTGGGTCACGGCTTCACCGACAAGCCGCAGATCGAGTACTCGATCCGCGCGCTCGCCGAGCACGTGCTCGGCTTCCTCGACGAGATCGGCGCCTCGCGAGCCCACCTGGTCGGGCAGTCTCTCGGTGGCTGGGTCGCGGCGTTTCTCGCCGTCCACCACCCCGAGCGGGTCGCCTCGCTCGTCAGCGTCACCGGGGCGGGGCTGCAGGTGGACGCCGACGGTGCCACGCTGACCGAGAACGTCGGCCGACAGGTCGCGGAGGCCACCACCAAGGCTCTGGACACCCCGACCCGGGAGAAGGTCCGGACTCGGCTGGAATGGCTGGTGCATGACCCGTCCGTGGTCACCGACGAACTGGTGGAGACCCGGTACCGGATCTACGCCAGCCCGGACTTCGCCGCCACCGCCGGTGACATGGTCGCCGCATTCACCTCCCGGCCCCGGCCGGAGGAACTGCTGACCGCCGAGCGGCTCGCGACGATCAACTGCCCGACGCTCGTGCTGTGGACCCGGCAGAACCCGACCATGCCGTGGCCGGTGGGGGAGGCGGCCAGCCGGATCATTCCCGATGCAACGTTCCGTCTGATGGAGGACGCCGGTCACTGGCCGCAGTTCGAGAAGCCGGCGGAGTTCCACGCTGTCGTCGGCGGTTTCCTGCGTTCGGTCACCGCGGGGCGCCGAGGTGGGCGCACCGACGGCGACGGCGACGGCGGCCCCACGGATCCGGCCACCAACCGGCAACGGGCGGCCCGCTGATGGGCAGCCTGGTAGGTGCGTACGCGACGTCCCACACGGCGATGATGATCCGAAAGTTCCAACCGGACAACGACGTGCACGCCGCAGTCCATCAGGCCTTCGCTCAGGTGCGTGCGGAGGTTGACCGGCTGTCCCCTGACGTGCTCGTCGTCGTCAGCAGCGAGCACCTAAAATCCTTCAGCTACGACAGCTTTCCGCAGATATGCGTCGGAATCGGAGAGATAGCCACCGGTTGGGGCGATGGAGGAGTGGCCAGCGCCGAGGTCCCACTTGCTGGCGCCTTCGCTGCCCAACTGCTCTCCGAGGGGGTGGCCACCGGGTTCGACCTCGCGTTCTCCGCCAACCCGAAGCTCGACCATGCGTTCATGGCACCATTGACCCTCATCCGACCAGAGATGGACATCCCGGTGGTCCCGGTGTTCCAGAACGCCAACACCGAGCCTCTGCCACCCCTGTGGCGCAGCGCCCAACTGGGGAAACTGCTGCGCGACGTCATCACGCGACGGCCCGCAGCCGAAACAGTGGTCGTGCTCGGGACCGGCGGGCTCTCCCACTGGGTCGGCACGCCGGAGATGGGCCAGATCAACTCCGCCTTCGACGAGCGGTTCCTGCAGCACGTGCGCGCAGGGGACCTCGGCGCGATCCTCGCCATGAAGACCGCCGACGTCCTCGCTGAGGCCGGCAATGGTGCCCCGGAGATCCGCAACTGGGTCACCGCGATGGCCGCCGCGTCCAGTCAGGAGGGCTGGGGAGTGTCGGAGCCTGAGCGGAGGCCCAGATCGGGGGGGGAGCCGACGGCCCGTGGGCCGAGAGGGGTCGTCCTGGCCTACGAGTCCGTCCCGGACTGGGCGACCGGGATCGCGCTGGCTCGGTTGGCCCCCGAGGAGGAACCGTGAACTTACCCCTGGACCAGGTCATCCGCCGGGTCATCCGGGATCCGGAGTTTCGTTCCATTGCGGAAGAGTCGGGCCAGCTCGCGGCCGACCTCGCAGGCGTACGGCTGGCCGATCTTGCGGCCGTCCTGGAGGGCGACCTGGTCACCCTCCATCAAAGGGGCGCCCACCCACTGCTGATCATGCAGCTGGCCGGTGCGCTCAGGATCGATCCGATGCGGCGCTTCGCCGCCGAACAGACTGCCCATGACCTAACCACGGAGGCGACGATGAACATCACGGTAGACCTCCAGCGGTGTGAGGGCTTCGCCTCGTGCGTCGTGACCGCGCCCGAGCTCTTCGACCTCGATGACGAGCGCAGCGTCGCCGTCGTTCTGGAGCCTGTTGCCGGTGGCCCCCGCACCCACGCCTTAGCGCTCGAGGCCGCCGCAAGCTGCCCGGTGCGGGCCATCACCGTCCTCGACCCCCCGGTGGAGGAGCCATCGCTGCACGAGGCGCGGCCGGTGACCGACGGAGTATCCCCGGACGCGGTGGCAACCGCGGTCGAGGACGACTCCATGAGGCGGAGGTGACCGGTACGCCCTGTGCCCCGGTTCATGACGTGCTACCGCCGATGTTGGCGGCCGGCTACGCCGTTCAGCAGGTTCTCTCCGCTCGCGCTCTCGGTTGGCGGGGTGGCAGCCGCAATGGCCGATCGCTGAGCGGGTCAACGACCACGTTGTCAGACCGGGCGACTCGCGATCCGGGGCTCGATGCCAGCATCCCGGGCTGCCACGCGTACAGCATTTGGTCGCCGCGGCGGGCGTATCGTTGACGCCCAAGAGGATACCGGCCTGCCAACCCCGGCTATCCATGCGCCCTCTCCACTTCCTGGATAGTCAGACCGCCAGCCGCCGAGCGAACTCGCCAGAGTTCGTCTCGATTACCCAAAGCCCGTATCCGTGCCCGACGTAGTTACGGATCCACTCCATCATCCTGATGGGCGCGTGCGAGCGCCGCCCGATCTCCAGAGGGTGGTAATGCCAGGGAGGGCGGAGTCGTTCATCTCGCGGAAGCGGAGCATCGGTGTGGGCCAACCCAAGCAACCTTTGCATCGTCAACGCCGACGCCCGCCCGGATCGGCGATCCTCTACCAGCTGCGCCGAACCACAGCGTCAGTGGACTGTGCATGTCCTGGAGGATCGTCCCCGCGGTTGCGCGAGACCCTCTGGCGGCAGCCGCCCAGCGCCGGACCCGGTCCGCGACCCACCCTCGTGGCCTTCCTGCCACACCTCGGGCACTGGCCCAGTCGGCTAGAGCGGGCCAGTCCAGAGTTTCCATCCAAGCCCTCAGCGTCGGGGGAATCACGACCTCAGCTCCGCTAAGGAGTCGGGGATAGTGCAGACCACGCGACGACACACGCGATGACACACGCGATGACACACGCGATGACACACGCGACCCTACGTTCAGGTGGCAGTCAGAAAATGTGTAACCCACATGGTGAATATCCGCGCCGCAATATTTCCAAAGCGTGGTGGCCCTTCCGAATCGCATTCGCCGGAGATGTCGGAAACGAACGTAGCGAATGAGTCGTCGCCTAACTGCAACCCTCTGCTTTGGAGTTGCCCTCAACCCGCTCAACTCGACCATGATCGCGACCGCGCTCTCGCCCATCGGCCGCGATTTCGGAGTTGGTACGGCGGATATTGCGTGGCTGGTGTCCGTCATGTACCTGGCCAGCGCCATCGCTCAGCCGGTCGCCGGGCGCCTGGCCGACGAGTTCGGTGGGCGACGCGTCTTCGTGGCGGGCTGCGCTCTGGTAGCTGTTGCAGGCCTGGTGGGTGCACTCGGGATGTCTCTCGCTTTGCTAGTGGTGTCGCGCATGATGATCGGCCTTGGCACCGCCTTAATATATCCGGCCGCCGTGTCGATGGTCCGAGAGCGGGCCGAGCCCCTGGGCATGCCGAGCCCGACAGGTCCACTGCGTGCCCTCAACGGGGCTACTCTGATCGCATTGATGGTGGGTCCTCCGCTCGGGGGGGTGTTGGTGGACCTATTCGGATGGCAGGCGGTGTTCGCTGCGAATCTGCCCCTGGGTGCTGCGAGTCTTGCGGCTGGCCTGCTCTGCCTGCCGACCACTCAGCCCGTGGCCCGTCACAACCCTTTATGGCGGGTGATTGACCTCCCGGGCGTGCTGATGTTCGGGGCAACGATCACGATCTTCCAGATTCTGGTGGCTACACTCTCGACGTTTGCGTACCTGCTCGGCCCGGCCCTTGCCGGCGTGGTTTTGATCTTCGTGCGCATGGAACTCAAGACAGAGCATCCGTTCCTCGACTTCCGGATGCTGGCCACCAACCCGGCCTTGGTGCGTACCTACCTGCGCATAATCCTGACCTTCATTTTAATCTACGGGGTGATATTTGGGGTGACCCCTTGGCTCCAAGACGGACGAGGCCTCACTGCCAGCGCGGCCGGGCTACTCTTCTTGGTGATGTCGGGAGTCGCAGCCGTGACGTCCTTCATGGGTACGTGGGGATCCCGGCCATACTGGGCGCTACTGATTCCGGCCCTTGCCCTCTTGGCAGGAAGCCTGGCGATGGTTGTGCTAGACAGCGCAACCTCGATCCTCCATATAGGTTGCATGATGGCACTCTTTGGTATCGCGAACGGAATGGCCCAAGTCGCCAACCAGATCATCGTGTATCAGGTATCGCCCCCCACCCAAGTGGGTGCAAGCGCTGGCATGTCCCGCACTGCACAGTACCTCGGCGCCATGATCGCGACTGGAGTGATCACTGTCGCTTTTTCCGAGGGCGGGCACCAGCCAGGCATTGAACAACTTGCTCTGATCTTGATCTCGGTCTCGGCGATACTCGTCATTGTGACGACCGTCGACCCGAGCCTCCGGCGCCAAACAGACTCGTGACCCTGCACTCAAGTGCCGGTAACTTGAAACTGAGAGATGTGACTCGGGGTTAAGTCCAGGGTCGTGGTGGATAAAAGGGGCGCTTTGACACCTCCCGGCGAGTCCGGAGACTCTGGTGGACCCGGGTTCTACGTGGTCGAGATTCGTTGGAGTCTCATGCCACGGTGATGATGCGATTGGGTTCGAATTCTATCGGCGTGAGCCACCCGAGCTGGCTGTGACGGCGCTTCCGGTTGTGCCAGATCTCGAGGTACTCGAACATCAGTTGGCCAGTTCCAGCCGGGTGTTCCACTTCTTCCGGTCGAGCAACTCAACCCTGCATCCGCCACCAGAATGCCTCGTGTCACTGCAGGACGCCGTCGCGGATTGGCTCTGCCGGCCGCAGTCGGCCACCGCGGCCCGTCGTGAGGCGCTCACGGCCCGCGTGGAGGGGTTCTTCGCCGCCTCGGACGGGACCTACGGGTACCGCCGGATCCACGCCGACCTGGCCGAGGAGGGCACCGAGTGCTCACCGGAGCTGGTGCGTCAGATCATGCGCACCCAGGGGCTGATCGCGTGCCAGCCCCGCCCGCTTAGGGTCACCACCGACGCGGACGCCGAGGCGGCAGCGACGAAAGCCTGACCTGGTGGAGCGTGACTTCACCGCGGACCGTCCCGGGGTCAAGTTCGTCGGGGACATCACCTACATCCACACCTGGGCGGGATTCATCTACCTGGCCACCGTCATCGACTGCTACTCCAAGAAGGTCGTGGGCTGGTCGATCGCGGACCACTGCGCACCGAGCTGGTCGAGACGGCGCTGAAGAACGCCGCGGCCACGAGCGTGATCGAGCCCTTGGCGGTCTTCCACTCCGATCGCGGCAGCGTCGGCGGATTCAACTGGTCGTCGCAACACCTCGATGACGGAGGTGTGTGGTGGCGAGTTCGAGGAAGCCGTGGCCGGAGCGGCCGGCGGGTGCGCGGCGGCAGTGGGCAGCGGACAGGGCGTTGCGTCCAGCGATGCGCTCACCGGGACGGCCCGAGCCGTCGCGCGCCGTGCAGCGGGATTTCTGGCGTCTGATCGCGAGCGGAATCACGACGCTCGAGGCCGCGGGGGAGGTCGGAGTGTCGTGGCCTGTCGCGAGCCGTTGGTCTCGACACGCTGGCGGCATGACGCCGCTGAGTCTGGACGAGCCCACGGGCAGGTATCTGTCGTTCGCCGAGCGCGAGGAGATCCTGACTTTTGCCACTTTGGCGGGGTCGGCCGGACGGTAGTCGGCTGACCTGCGGTTTTGTGGTCCGGACGGGCTGAATCTGTGCACTAGCCGGGCTCGTATTCTGGGTCTGTGGCCTACGTGCGGACCGTGAAGACGTCCTCCGGTGCAACCGCGGTCCAGATCGTTCACTCCTCGACTCGTGGGTCACGCAAGATCGAACACCTCGGCTCCGCGCACAACGACCACGAGCTCGACGCGCTGAAGATCGCCGCAGCCAGACGTCTTGCTGGTGATCAAGACGAGCTCGACCTCGGGATCGAGTTGCCTGCCGAGGTAGCCGACACGACGCCAGAGCCGTTGCCGATCCTGTCTTCGCGGATGGGGCACTTGTGGGAGGCACTCTCGCGCGCCTACGACGCTCTCGGGTTCGATCAGGCAGCCGGTGGTGATGAGGTCTTCCGGCAGCTCGTGCTGGCCAGGATCATCGAGCCAACCAGCAAGCTCGACAGCCTGCGGGTGCTCGAGGAGGCCGGGATCGTGCCGGCTTCGTATCGCACGATGAACCGTCGTCTCCCGGTCTACGCCACGGATACCTGGCGCCGTGACCTTGCTGGTGCGTGCGCGAAGCGCGCGGCGCTCGGCCCGGCCAGCCTGGTCCTCTACGACGTCACGACCCTGTACCTCGAGAC
This sequence is a window from Nocardioides sp. S5. Protein-coding genes within it:
- a CDS encoding alpha/beta fold hydrolase, coding for MTSTEGGTAQPQGNSFWVDLLGTEVRYRQASSYRTRSIEAGAGEPVVLLHGVSGHAETWVRNVAVLGRDFRVHAIDMLGHGFTDKPQIEYSIRALAEHVLGFLDEIGASRAHLVGQSLGGWVAAFLAVHHPERVASLVSVTGAGLQVDADGATLTENVGRQVAEATTKALDTPTREKVRTRLEWLVHDPSVVTDELVETRYRIYASPDFAATAGDMVAAFTSRPRPEELLTAERLATINCPTLVLWTRQNPTMPWPVGEAASRIIPDATFRLMEDAGHWPQFEKPAEFHAVVGGFLRSVTAGRRGGRTDGDGDGGPTDPATNRQRAAR
- a CDS encoding 2'-carboxy-2,3-dihydroxybiphenyl 1,2-dioxygenase large subunit, encoding MGSLVGAYATSHTAMMIRKFQPDNDVHAAVHQAFAQVRAEVDRLSPDVLVVVSSEHLKSFSYDSFPQICVGIGEIATGWGDGGVASAEVPLAGAFAAQLLSEGVATGFDLAFSANPKLDHAFMAPLTLIRPEMDIPVVPVFQNANTEPLPPLWRSAQLGKLLRDVITRRPAAETVVVLGTGGLSHWVGTPEMGQINSAFDERFLQHVRAGDLGAILAMKTADVLAEAGNGAPEIRNWVTAMAAASSQEGWGVSEPERRPRSGGEPTARGPRGVVLAYESVPDWATGIALARLAPEEEP
- a CDS encoding ferredoxin, with the translated sequence MNLPLDQVIRRVIRDPEFRSIAEESGQLAADLAGVRLADLAAVLEGDLVTLHQRGAHPLLIMQLAGALRIDPMRRFAAEQTAHDLTTEATMNITVDLQRCEGFASCVVTAPELFDLDDERSVAVVLEPVAGGPRTHALALEAAASCPVRAITVLDPPVEEPSLHEARPVTDGVSPDAVATAVEDDSMRRR
- a CDS encoding MFS transporter, yielding MSRRLTATLCFGVALNPLNSTMIATALSPIGRDFGVGTADIAWLVSVMYLASAIAQPVAGRLADEFGGRRVFVAGCALVAVAGLVGALGMSLALLVVSRMMIGLGTALIYPAAVSMVRERAEPLGMPSPTGPLRALNGATLIALMVGPPLGGVLVDLFGWQAVFAANLPLGAASLAAGLLCLPTTQPVARHNPLWRVIDLPGVLMFGATITIFQILVATLSTFAYLLGPALAGVVLIFVRMELKTEHPFLDFRMLATNPALVRTYLRIILTFILIYGVIFGVTPWLQDGRGLTASAAGLLFLVMSGVAAVTSFMGTWGSRPYWALLIPALALLAGSLAMVVLDSATSILHIGCMMALFGIANGMAQVANQIIVYQVSPPTQVGASAGMSRTAQYLGAMIATGVITVAFSEGGHQPGIEQLALILISVSAILVIVTTVDPSLRRQTDS